One Brassica napus cultivar Da-Ae chromosome C4, Da-Ae, whole genome shotgun sequence genomic region harbors:
- the LOC106410667 gene encoding uncharacterized protein At2g37660, chloroplastic — MAMSTTTLFHALVPSNTYKSRAVSSSFVSVPRSSTPPSSPSLQFRSLVSDTTSIYGRRKFTGNLRRVSLTVSAAAAAEPLTVLVTGAGGRTGQIVYKKLKERSDQFVARGLVRTKESKEKIGGEDEVFVGDIRDPESIAPAVQGIDALVILTSAVPKMKPGFDPSKGERPEFYFEEGAYPEQVDWIGQKNQIDAAKAAGIKQIVLVGSMGGTNINNPLNSIGNANILVWKRKAEQYLADSGIPYTIIRAGGLQDKEGGIRELIVGKDDEILETEMRTIARADVAEVCVQALQLEEAKYKALDLASKPEGTGTPTKDFKALFTQVTARF; from the exons ATGGCGATGTCGACGACTACACTCTTCCATGCACTTGTTCCTTCCAACACTTACAAATCCAGAGCTGTCTCCTCTTCCTTCGTCTCAGTTCCTCGCTCCTCAACTCCACCTTCTTCGCCGTCTCTCCAGTTCCGCTCGCTTGTTTCAGACACGACGTCGATCTACGGTCGGAGGAAATTTACCGGCAATCTCAGAAGAGTATCCTTAACCGTCTCCGCCGCCGCAGCAGCTGAGCCTCTCACCGTCCTCGTCACCGGTGCCGGTGGCAGAACAg GGCAAATCGTGTacaagaagttgaaggagaGGTCGGATCAGTTCGTGGCGAGAGGCTTGGTGAGGACGAAAGAGAGCAAGGAGAAGATCGGTGGAGAGGACGAAGTGTTCGTCGGTGATATTCGAGACCCTGAATCCATTGCTCCTGCTGTGCAAGGGATTGATGCTTTGGTCATTCTTACGAGCGCTGTACCGAAGATGAAACCTGGTTTTGATCCTAGCAAAGGAGAGAGACCTGAGTTCTACTTTGAAGAAGGAGCTTATCCTGAACAG GTTGATTGGATTGGTCAGAAGAATCAGATAGATGCTG CTAAGGCAGCAGGAATTAAGCAGATTGTTTTGGTGGGGTCGATGGGAGGAACAAACATAAACAACCCCTTGAATAGCATTGGCAATGCCAACATTCTG GTTTGGAAGAGGAAAGCTGAGCAGTACTTGGCTGATTCCGGTATTCCGTACACCATCATCAG GGCGGGCGGTCTGCAGGACAAAGAAGGTGGCATTCGAGAATTAATTGTGGGAAAAGATGACGAGATTCTAGAGACAGAAATGAGAACAATTGCAAGGGCTGATGTTGCTGAAGTCTGCGTTCAG GCGTTGCAGCTCGAGGAGGCAAAGTATAAAGCACTTGATCTGGCCTCAAAGCCTGAGGGAACAGGCACCCCAACAAAGGATTTCAAGGCACTTTTCACTCAAGTTACCGCTCGGTTCTGA
- the LOC106409720 gene encoding WD repeat-containing protein 44, with protein sequence MENGGNKMHRKRTMTMDWAGLGDFEDDDDRFFETHDRLSSALTFDMAGSSSDEEEDDFDDCRHSFSSAVSSMTSASRKFRTSTTMMSPDYDIWMAAPGSISERRRRLLHGMGLASNKDMVNSVSIRRVVSNAAILDNNNHNNKKNGEVEEDHDNALFARSRSESDIERFLIEKRRKEEVLGKVSKHRLTRTYSTMGVSSRTRICQQHQTPIRQSSPALTSLTSSSKARLGAFFLIKNLDTGKEFIVNEYDEDGMWNRLSDLQTGKQLTLEEFEKCVGYSPVVKELMRRENVNRINYEPLVDLRKFNSYLSKSVRLSKRRGAALLKNIKGVAHSMSLRGVDKDVTDSDSPRKGKDNKHGKANEWVKVRPTGKSYKELSALHMCQEIQAHEGSIWTIKFSPDAHYLASGGHDQVIHVWEVQECELMSMNEGSLTPIHPSLCDSAGNEMAVVEKKKKGKGSSGRKNSNQIPDYVHVPETVFSFSEKPVCSLKGHLADILDLSWSKSQLLLSSSMDKTVRLWDLETRTCLKLFAHNDYVTCIQFNPVDENYFISGSLDAKIRIWSIQNRQVVDWSDLHEMVTAACYTPDGQGAFIGSNKGICRAYDTEDCKLNQTNQIDLQAHKKKQSKNKITSFQFSPVNPSEVLVTSADSRIRILDGSEVIHKFKGFRNTSSQISASYSQDGKYIICASEDSQVYMWKRDSHRTSSETGRRSSNTTQSHEHFECKNVSAAVPWHGHVRGEPPPVQMHSKRHSKRISTSSQPSSAVSSPTREETSATTAAPNRHKKPGLPPIPKRITPQQQPEEEVGGGEVGSSESFGSSMNGSEQQSSRFGESPSINTSSRLSSWSWFDSGGHGPQTIRPTAWGMVIVTATVNGEIRSYQNFGLPRRVGRQTTLF encoded by the exons atggagaacgGTGGAAACAAGATGCATCGGAAGAGGACGATGACGATGGACTGGGCGGGATTAGGAGATTTCGAGGACGACGACGACAGGTTCTTCGAAACGCACGACCGTCTCTCCTCCGCCCTCACATTCGACATGGCAGGTTCCTCCtccgacgaggaagaagatgatttcGACGACTGCCGCCACTCCTTCTCCTCCGCCGTCTCCTCCATGACCTCCGCCTCAAGAAAGTTCCGCACGTCAACGACCATGATGTCTCCCGATTACGATATCTGGATGGCAGCTCCGGGATCGATCTCGGAGCGCCGCCGCCGTCTCCTCCACGGGATGGGCCTCGCCAGCAACAAGGACATGGTCAACTCCGTGTCCATCCGCCGCGTCGTCTCCAACGCAGCCATTCTCGATAATAATAACCATAACAACAAGAAGAACGGTGAGGTTGAGGAGGATCACGACAATGCTCTGTTCGCACGGTCGAGATCGGAGTCGGACATCGAGAGGTTCTTGATCGAGAAGCGGAGAAAAGAGGAGGTTCTTGGTAAAGTCTCTAAGCATCGTTTGACGAGAACATACTCTACAATGGGAGTTAGTTCTCGGACGAGAATCTGCCAGCAGCACCAGACACCGATCAGACAATCATCCCCTGCGTTGACATCGTTAACGTCGTCGTCGAAAGCGAGACTCGGCGCGTTTTTCCTGATCAAGAATCTCGACACGGGTAAGGAGTTTATAGTCAACGAGTACGACGAAGACGGGATGTGGAATAGGCTGAGTGATTTACAAACGGGGAAGCAGCTAACGTTGGAGGAGTTTGAGAAATGCGTCGGGTACTCCCCCGTGGTGAAAGAGCTTATGCGTAGAGAGAACGTGAACAGGATCAACTACGAACCCCTTGTGGATCTAAGGAAGTTCAACTCGTATTTGTCGAAGAGCGTGAGGTTGAGTAAGAGGAGAGGAGCCGCGTTGCTGAAGAACATAAAAGGTGTGGCTCACTCGATGAGTTTAAGAGGTGTAGATAAAGATGTAACCGATAGCGATAGTCCTAGAAAGGGGAAAGATAATAAACATGGGAAAGCTAATGAGTGGGTGAAAGTGAGACCAACGGGGAAGTCTTACAAGGAGCTAAGCGCGTTGCATATGTGTCAAGAGATTCAAGCTCACGAGGGTTCGATTTGGACTATTAAGTTTAGTCCGGATGCTCATTATCTTGCGAGTGGGGGACATGATCAAGTCATTCATGTGTGGGAGGTGCAGGAATGTGAGTTGATGTCTATGAACGAAGGGAGTCTCACACCGATACATCCATCCCTTTGCGACTCTGCTGGGAATGAGATGGCTGTagttgagaagaagaagaaagggaaaGGCTCGTCAGGGAGGAAGAACAGCAATCAGATTCCTGATTATGTTCATGTTCCTGAAACGGTCTTTTCGTTTTCGGAGAAGCCTGTTTGCTCTTTGAAAGGTCACTTAGCTGATATTTTGGATCTTTCATGGTCCAAATCTCAGCTTCTTTTGTCGTCTTCTATGGACAAAACAGTCAGGTTATGGGATCTAGAAACCAGAACATGTCTCAAATTGTTTGCTCACAATGACTATG TGACATGCATTCAGTTTAACCCAGTGGATGAAAACTATTTCATAAGCGGGTCGCTTGATGCTAAGATAAGGATATGGAGTATACAGAATCGGCAGGTTGTTGATTGGAGTGATCTTCATGAAATGGTAACTGCTGCTTGCTACACTCCAGACGGTCAG GGCGCATTCATCGGATCAAATAAAGGAATCTGCCGTGCTTACGATACAGAAG ACTGTAAGCTGAATCAAACTAATCAGATTGATCTTCAGGCTCATaagaaaaaacaatcaaaaaatAAGATCACCAGTTTTCAG TTTTCTCCGGTGAATCCATCAGAAGTTCTTGTCACGTCCGCTGACTCGCGGATTAGAATCCTAGATGGTTCAGAAGTTATTCACAAATTTAAAG GCTTTAGAAATACAAGCAGCCAAATCTCAGCTTCGTATAGCCAAGACGGTAAATACATAATCTGCGCGAGCGAAGACTCTCAAGTTTACATGTGGAAACGAGACAGTCACCGAACATCCTCCGAAACAGGCAGAAGATCTTCAAACACGACACAATCACACGAACATTTCGAATGCAAAAACGTCTCAGCAGCTGTCCCATGGCACGGTCACGTCAGAGGCGAGCCACCACCGGTCCAAATGCACTCCAAACGCCACTCAAAGCGCATATCCACTTCGAGCCAGCCTTCGTCCGCCGTAAGCTCACCAACAAGAGAAGAAACCTCGGCCACCACTGCTGCACCAAACCGGCACAAGAAACCGGGATTACCACCCATCCCCAAGAGAATCACTCCGCAGCAACAACCGGAGGAAGAGGTTGGAGGAGGTGAGGTAGGAAGCAGCGAGTCGTTTGGGTCGAGCATGAACGGTTCGGAGCAGCAGTCGTCGAGGTTTGGGGAGTCTCCGTCTATAAACACGTCGTCGAGGTTGTCTTCGTGGTCGTGGTTCGATAGTGGAGGACACGGTCCTCAAACTATACGGCCTACGGCTTGGGGGATGGTGATCGTGACGGCTACGGTTAATGGTGAGATACGGTCTTATCAGAATTTTGGGTTACCGAGAAGAGTCGGTCGTCAAACCACTTTGTTTTGA
- the LOC125585661 gene encoding protein FAR-RED ELONGATED HYPOCOTYL 1-like isoform X1: MPEEKVDNKKPLSELSSLHNITSSKKVLNMEAVEVSKKRKFQTDQSELSLLPLSKHACFDNAACSDNTNARAELDSECSVSCLNSTSMECENEIEMKEESSGSCSEDKMISFESHLDFIYGTQNLEDFSDKDIENITYLDDEEEEEQDEGNGCSNAAKYVLSSGRWTVDQDSPQHVINKPTIDQEFEQYFSTLML, from the exons ATGCCTGAAGAGAAAGTTGATAACAAGAAGCCATTGTCTGAGCTTAGCAG TTTACATAACATTACCAGTAGTAAAAAAGTGTTGAATATGGAAGCAGTTGAAGTGAGCAAGAAGAGGAAGTTTCAGACCGATCAATCAGAGTTATCATTATTACCTTTGTCCAAGCATGCTTGTTTTGACAATGCTGCTTGTTCCGACAATACCAATGCCAGAGCAGAGCTTGATTCAGAGTGTTCAGTGTCATGTCTGAACTCAACTTCTATGGAATGTGAAAATGAGATTGAAATGAAAGAGGAATCATCTGGATCTTGTAGTGAAGACAAGATGATTTCATTTGAAAGCCATCTTGATTTCATCTATGGAACCCAAAACTTAGAGGATTTTTCAGACAAAGACATTGAAAACATTACCTAccttgatgatgaagaagaagaagagcaagacgAAGGTAATGGGTGTAGTAATGCTGCTAAGTATGTTCTGTCTTCTGGGAGATGGACTGTTGACCAAG ATTCTCCTCAGCATGTCATAAATAAGCCCACGATTGATCAAGAGTTCGAGCAATACTTCTCAACCCTGATGCTGTAA
- the LOC125585661 gene encoding protein FAR-RED ELONGATED HYPOCOTYL 1-like isoform X2 produces the protein MEAVEVSKKRKFQTDQSELSLLPLSKHACFDNAACSDNTNARAELDSECSVSCLNSTSMECENEIEMKEESSGSCSEDKMISFESHLDFIYGTQNLEDFSDKDIENITYLDDEEEEEQDEGNGCSNAAKYVLSSGRWTVDQDSPQHVINKPTIDQEFEQYFSTLML, from the exons ATGGAAGCAGTTGAAGTGAGCAAGAAGAGGAAGTTTCAGACCGATCAATCAGAGTTATCATTATTACCTTTGTCCAAGCATGCTTGTTTTGACAATGCTGCTTGTTCCGACAATACCAATGCCAGAGCAGAGCTTGATTCAGAGTGTTCAGTGTCATGTCTGAACTCAACTTCTATGGAATGTGAAAATGAGATTGAAATGAAAGAGGAATCATCTGGATCTTGTAGTGAAGACAAGATGATTTCATTTGAAAGCCATCTTGATTTCATCTATGGAACCCAAAACTTAGAGGATTTTTCAGACAAAGACATTGAAAACATTACCTAccttgatgatgaagaagaagaagagcaagacgAAGGTAATGGGTGTAGTAATGCTGCTAAGTATGTTCTGTCTTCTGGGAGATGGACTGTTGACCAAG ATTCTCCTCAGCATGTCATAAATAAGCCCACGATTGATCAAGAGTTCGAGCAATACTTCTCAACCCTGATGCTGTAA